ATAAATGAAAGCAATCCATATCACAAAATCAGGCGGACCGGAAGTTTTACAATTACAGGAAACTCCACAACCATCACCGACAGAAAACCAGGTTCTTATTAAAGTAAAAGCTGCCGGAGTCAATCGCAGCGATATTATCACGCGACAAAACACAGCCACTTATGGCAAAGGTTCGCCAACTACTTTAATTCCCGGCTTAGAAGTTTCCGGCGAAATAATAGAAATCGGTTTAGCCGTAACAGATAAAAAAGTCGGAGATAAAGTCTGCGCTCTTATTGCAGACGGTGGTTATGCCGAATATGTGGCAGTCGACAGTTCTCATTGTCTTCCTGTTCCTGAAGGAATCAGTCTGACCGACGCGGCGGCAATTCCAGAAACGGTTTTTACGGTTTGGTTCAATGTCTTTCATTTAGGCAAACTTCAACCGGGTGAACAATTATTAATCCACGGCGGAACGAGCGGTATCGGAACCATGGGTTTGCAAATGGCAAAAGCGTGGGGCTGCAAAACCTACACTACCGCCGGAAGTGAAGACAAGATCGATTTCCTCCAAAAAATGGGCGTTGACAAAGTCATCAACTACAAAAAAGAGGCTTTCGAAGAAGTCCTCAAAGACGAAAAAATCGATGTCATATTAGACATGGTCGGTGGAGATTATACCCAAAAGAATCTCGAAATCCTGAACAAAAAAGGCAGCCTTTGTTACATCAACGGCATGAAAAGCATGGACGTCAATATTAATCTGCGCACCATTATGGCAAAGAATCTCATGGTGACGGGAAGTTTTCTAAAACCCCAAACCGCCGAAGTAAAAACCCAGATTGCCAAAGACGTTGAAAAAAATATCTGGCCCATGTTTCATTCAAAAGAAATTCATCCCATCATCTACAAAACCTTCCCCCTCGCCGAAGCCGCCGAAGCACATCGATTA
This DNA window, taken from Kaistella carnis, encodes the following:
- a CDS encoding NAD(P)H-quinone oxidoreductase, which translates into the protein MKAIHITKSGGPEVLQLQETPQPSPTENQVLIKVKAAGVNRSDIITRQNTATYGKGSPTTLIPGLEVSGEIIEIGLAVTDKKVGDKVCALIADGGYAEYVAVDSSHCLPVPEGISLTDAAAIPETVFTVWFNVFHLGKLQPGEQLLIHGGTSGIGTMGLQMAKAWGCKTYTTAGSEDKIDFLQKMGVDKVINYKKEAFEEVLKDEKIDVILDMVGGDYTQKNLEILNKKGSLCYINGMKSMDVNINLRTIMAKNLMVTGSFLKPQTAEVKTQIAKDVEKNIWPMFHSKEIHPIIYKTFPLAEAAEAHRLMESSEHIGKILLAMD